From Opitutales bacterium, the proteins below share one genomic window:
- a CDS encoding DEAD/DEAH box helicase family protein gives MSGSNIQPGQRWVSDAEPELGLGVVLSAKFGRVEILFPAAEERREYALESAPVRRVEFSVGDRVETHEGSKGTVENVKEENGFLSYLLDSEWVPEAALSDTISFSSPIDRMQGGQLDNSRSYMVRLESLEWQAKIRKAPTRGLIGSRIDLINHQLYIAEEVTQRLNPRVLLADEVGLGKTIEAALIMHRLHLTGRADQVLVILPDSLVHQWFIELLRRFNMMFTVFDEERCVAADEHPDGAQNPFAETQHALMPLSMLVKHPRRLVQTVEAGWDLMIVDEAHHLEWSEDQVSDEYAAVEELAKSVPALLLLTATPQQLGAEGHFARLRLLDPDRYSDLAKFVSESEHYQEAADLIDHVDQQASLDVTTIERIQAVVPHMAEQLPRARALDDKLRRELEQAILDTFGTGRVIFRNTRAALGGFPKRLPELIPLKGLDDDPTGMEPKIEWLVDWLKANPGRKALLICRSRELVEDLSEQILEQINVDLAVFHEALNLVQRDRNAAFFQDEEGARLLLCSEIGSEGRNFQFAHTLILWDLPENPELLEQRIGRLDRIGQTTDIQILVPYIDKGPEAVWAKWYLDGVGALSSPVPTAMRLKAEFEDRIHGLAEKYDGRALTSLIKATAKKRAEWGEEMERGMLKLLALNSFDARQSETMKRSIAITDQDKTFENFILQMLEELGVRIEEMGARRYLLDMEYGRVERLPGLESGPMTVTFDRADALGREDIHFLTVDHPLVRSAFDALLSSEHGNTAVSVFQDCKVPGLFLESVFVIECLAPQRLHVDRYLPRTPVGILVNHKREIADFVDLDGAFEARDADHDKILNNPGIKGLIPKMLEAAKSEIEAVIETTIDGAEAEMRVQINREIIRLEELSEVNDGISQGEIDSWVEHRGELAEALRAARPRLDAMRLIVCEQ, from the coding sequence ATGAGTGGATCGAATATTCAGCCCGGACAGAGATGGGTGAGTGATGCTGAGCCGGAATTGGGCTTGGGAGTGGTGCTGAGCGCGAAATTTGGGCGTGTGGAGATTTTATTTCCGGCTGCTGAGGAACGTCGGGAGTATGCTTTGGAATCTGCGCCGGTGCGTCGGGTAGAGTTTTCCGTGGGGGATCGGGTAGAAACCCATGAGGGGAGCAAGGGCACAGTAGAAAATGTGAAGGAGGAGAACGGTTTCCTCAGTTATCTGCTCGATAGCGAATGGGTGCCTGAGGCGGCTTTATCCGATACGATTAGCTTTTCCTCCCCTATTGATCGAATGCAGGGGGGACAGTTGGATAATTCGCGCTCATACATGGTGCGTTTGGAATCACTGGAGTGGCAGGCCAAGATCCGTAAAGCGCCGACTCGGGGACTCATCGGGTCGCGGATCGACCTGATCAACCACCAGCTATACATCGCAGAGGAGGTGACCCAGCGCCTTAATCCGCGCGTGTTGCTCGCAGACGAGGTGGGCTTGGGTAAAACCATCGAGGCCGCATTGATCATGCATCGCCTGCACTTGACGGGGCGCGCCGATCAGGTGCTCGTGATTCTTCCAGATTCGTTGGTGCATCAGTGGTTTATCGAACTACTGCGGCGCTTCAATATGATGTTTACTGTCTTCGACGAAGAGCGCTGCGTGGCCGCTGACGAGCATCCTGATGGAGCCCAAAACCCGTTTGCTGAGACGCAACATGCTTTAATGCCTTTATCTATGTTGGTGAAACACCCGCGACGTCTCGTCCAGACCGTAGAAGCCGGATGGGACTTAATGATCGTGGATGAGGCGCATCACTTAGAGTGGTCTGAAGATCAAGTATCAGATGAATATGCAGCGGTAGAAGAGCTGGCCAAAAGTGTGCCGGCGCTACTTCTTTTAACGGCAACACCCCAGCAGCTGGGTGCCGAGGGTCACTTTGCTCGTCTGCGTCTGCTCGATCCGGACCGCTATAGCGATCTGGCGAAATTTGTTAGTGAGAGTGAGCATTACCAAGAGGCCGCGGATCTGATCGATCATGTGGATCAGCAAGCTTCTCTGGATGTTACAACTATCGAGCGCATTCAGGCTGTAGTGCCGCATATGGCAGAACAGCTCCCGAGGGCGCGAGCTCTTGACGATAAGTTGCGGCGCGAGCTGGAACAGGCTATTCTCGACACGTTTGGAACCGGGCGAGTTATATTCCGAAATACGCGTGCGGCCCTAGGTGGATTCCCAAAACGCCTCCCGGAACTGATCCCGCTTAAGGGTCTGGACGACGATCCAACTGGCATGGAGCCCAAAATTGAATGGCTCGTCGATTGGTTGAAGGCGAATCCGGGAAGAAAGGCGCTGCTGATCTGTCGCAGCCGCGAGTTAGTGGAAGACCTGAGCGAACAGATTTTAGAGCAAATCAACGTGGATCTCGCCGTCTTCCATGAAGCGTTAAACTTGGTCCAGCGGGACCGGAATGCGGCATTTTTCCAAGATGAGGAAGGGGCACGATTGTTATTGTGTTCTGAGATCGGTAGTGAGGGCCGCAATTTCCAATTTGCCCATACGCTCATACTCTGGGATCTGCCAGAGAATCCTGAATTACTCGAACAGCGTATCGGTCGTCTCGATCGGATCGGACAGACGACAGACATTCAGATCCTGGTGCCCTATATCGATAAAGGGCCCGAGGCGGTGTGGGCAAAGTGGTATCTCGATGGTGTCGGAGCTTTAAGCAGTCCGGTCCCTACCGCAATGCGGCTCAAAGCGGAGTTTGAAGACCGTATTCATGGCCTCGCAGAAAAATATGATGGGCGCGCACTCACCAGTTTGATCAAAGCGACCGCGAAGAAACGGGCCGAGTGGGGCGAAGAGATGGAACGCGGCATGTTAAAGCTCCTGGCCCTCAATTCATTTGATGCGCGACAGAGCGAGACGATGAAGCGGTCTATCGCGATCACGGACCAAGATAAGACGTTTGAAAATTTCATCCTGCAAATGCTGGAAGAGCTCGGCGTGCGCATAGAGGAGATGGGTGCGCGGCGCTACTTGCTTGATATGGAATATGGGCGTGTCGAGCGCTTGCCTGGACTGGAGTCGGGCCCGATGACCGTGACCTTTGATCGAGCTGACGCGTTGGGGCGCGAAGATATCCATTTTCTCACCGTAGACCATCCACTCGTGCGCAGTGCATTTGATGCGCTCCTTTCGAGTGAACACGGCAATACAGCCGTATCCGTCTTCCAGGACTGTAAGGTGCCAGGGCTGTTTTTAGAGTCAGTATTTGTGATCGAATGCCTGGCGCCTCAGCGGCTCCATGTGGATCGTTACCTTCCTCGGACTCCCGTAGGGATCCTGGTAAACCACAAACGTGAGATAGCCGATTTTGTGGATCTCGATGGTGCCTTTGAAGCGCGTGATGCCGATCACGATAAGATACTAAATAATCCGGGAATCAAGGGGCTCATCCCCAAAATGCTCGAAGCGGCCAAGAGTGAAATTGAGGCCGTGATTGAAACTACAATCGATGGTGCTGAGGCTGAGATGCGCGTTCAGATCAACCGCGAGATCATTCGCCTTGAAGAATTGAGTGAGGTCAATGACGGCATCTCTCAAGGTGAGATCGATAGCTGGGTGGAACATCGAGGGGAATTAGCTGAAGCGCTACGCGCTGCACGTCCGAGACTCGATGCGATGCGATTGATCGTGTGTGAGCAGTAG
- the hflX gene encoding GTPase HflX → MVERAFLVGAVFPRESMEEGEQLLDELEELVETLGIQVEHKELVKAREHNPKFLLGTGKTEELIGLAKAKKCDVIIFDNELSPSQQRNWESMEEKVAVIDRQEIILDIFNVRAQTREARLQVELARAEYNLPRLQRAWTHLDRQRGGGATQRDAGETQLELDQRMVREQIARLKRELGVVVKQREVQRKQRRKKPVPSGAFVGYTNAGKSSLLNKMSGADVLAEDKLFATLDPTSRRTKLQNGQHLVLTDTVGFVRRLPHRLVEAFKATLEESIISDFLVHVVDLSNPDYEHHIETTEKVLEELGATDKQIILAFNKIDQVDDPALINHIQLRHPDACLISAHTGEGLESLQDVMVDRIAASFEELRLLIPHERYDLVSQLYREGAIITETIEDDGYHLSAKIPDRIIAPYRAFCPDIEEKEPEPWER, encoded by the coding sequence ATGGTCGAGCGGGCCTTTTTGGTCGGTGCTGTCTTTCCCCGTGAATCGATGGAGGAAGGGGAACAACTTCTCGACGAACTCGAAGAGCTGGTAGAGACCCTCGGCATACAGGTTGAGCACAAGGAGCTCGTTAAAGCCCGCGAGCATAATCCCAAATTCCTTCTTGGTACTGGTAAGACAGAAGAGCTCATCGGCCTGGCCAAGGCCAAAAAGTGCGATGTCATCATATTTGACAACGAGTTATCTCCCAGCCAACAGCGTAATTGGGAAAGCATGGAAGAGAAAGTGGCCGTCATCGATCGTCAGGAGATTATTCTCGATATCTTCAATGTCCGTGCCCAAACCCGAGAAGCGCGTCTCCAAGTAGAACTCGCCCGTGCCGAATACAACCTACCCCGCCTCCAGCGCGCCTGGACCCACCTCGACCGCCAACGCGGCGGGGGCGCCACCCAGCGCGATGCGGGAGAAACTCAGCTCGAGCTCGACCAACGCATGGTCCGCGAGCAAATCGCCCGACTCAAACGCGAACTGGGTGTCGTAGTCAAACAACGCGAAGTCCAACGCAAACAACGGCGCAAAAAGCCCGTTCCCTCCGGAGCCTTTGTCGGTTACACCAATGCTGGAAAATCCAGTCTCTTGAACAAAATGAGTGGAGCGGATGTCCTAGCGGAAGACAAACTCTTCGCAACGCTCGACCCAACCTCCCGGCGCACCAAACTCCAGAACGGCCAGCACCTCGTTCTGACGGATACGGTCGGTTTTGTTCGCCGCCTACCCCACCGTCTCGTTGAGGCTTTCAAGGCCACCCTTGAAGAATCGATCATCTCCGATTTTTTGGTCCATGTCGTCGACTTGAGCAATCCCGACTACGAGCACCACATCGAGACCACTGAAAAGGTACTCGAAGAATTGGGTGCGACGGACAAACAGATCATCCTCGCTTTTAATAAAATCGACCAAGTCGACGACCCCGCACTTATCAACCACATCCAGTTGCGCCATCCGGATGCTTGCCTCATTAGCGCACACACCGGAGAAGGGCTCGAAAGCCTTCAGGATGTCATGGTCGACCGTATTGCCGCCTCCTTTGAGGAACTCCGCTTACTTATCCCTCACGAGCGCTACGACCTCGTCTCACAACTCTACCGCGAAGGCGCGATTATCACCGAAACCATCGAAGACGACGGCTACCACCTCTCGGCAAAAATACCCGACCGCATCATCGCCCCCTACCGAGCTTTCTGCCCAGATATTGAAGAAAAAGAACCGGAACCCTGGGAGCGTTGA
- a CDS encoding PIN domain-containing protein, whose protein sequence is MRVYLDNCCFNRPFDNQNQLRIRLETEAKLAVQALIHAGKLELAWSYILDLENAANPFPERLERIATWKALAVIDISESADVLDSANAFLGFGLRSKDCLHLACAIQAKCSVFLTTDDGILKKSENLSEIRVLNPVSHITDSSK, encoded by the coding sequence ATGAGAGTTTATCTAGATAACTGTTGTTTCAATCGCCCATTTGATAATCAAAACCAACTAAGAATACGCCTAGAGACCGAAGCTAAGCTCGCAGTTCAAGCACTGATCCATGCAGGTAAACTAGAACTTGCATGGTCGTATATTTTAGATCTGGAAAACGCCGCTAATCCATTTCCAGAAAGACTAGAGCGCATTGCTACTTGGAAAGCGCTGGCCGTGATTGATATTTCAGAGTCCGCGGATGTTTTAGACTCTGCCAATGCGTTCCTCGGTTTTGGTTTGCGCAGTAAGGACTGCCTTCATCTAGCTTGCGCAATCCAGGCTAAATGTTCAGTTTTCCTAACGACAGATGATGGGATTCTGAAAAAGAGCGAAAACCTGAGCGAAATCCGGGTTTTGAATCCTGTTTCGCACATCACCGATTCCAGCAAATGA
- a CDS encoding phosphotyrosine protein phosphatase has protein sequence MRKLLFLCSQNKLRSPTAEEIFSDIPGVEVDSAGLNNDAEVVLSPEQIEWADTVIVMENTHRSRLNRKFRKHLAGKRIAVLNIPDEYEFMDPDLINLLRVRCERYLP, from the coding sequence ATGAGGAAGCTGCTGTTTCTATGTTCTCAGAACAAACTCAGGAGTCCCACTGCTGAGGAGATCTTCTCTGATATCCCTGGCGTCGAAGTGGATTCCGCGGGATTAAACAATGATGCCGAGGTTGTTTTGTCTCCAGAGCAAATTGAGTGGGCAGATACCGTTATCGTGATGGAAAATACGCACCGAAGTCGGCTGAATCGAAAATTTCGTAAGCACCTGGCAGGCAAGCGAATCGCGGTGCTTAACATTCCGGATGAATATGAATTTATGGATCCAGATCTGATAAATCTGCTCCGAGTTCGTTGTGAGAGGTACTTACCTTAG